One genomic window of Panicum hallii strain FIL2 chromosome 6, PHallii_v3.1, whole genome shotgun sequence includes the following:
- the LOC112896656 gene encoding uncharacterized protein LOC112896656, whose product MEVEAAADERGKKGAPGGGVGGGGLEWELERQYDFEREMMLMAAAAPGAGPQQQRRQRPFTADLLQNCDLPPPAKLFGPVPTLQRLESAAGADQKGDAAGGGGGNNDSLLRALRLSQSRAREAEEKLAAAGASNGELAALLVRDSVALSAHRRWVMMLEAENSLLRGGGARPRGAEPDPDDDGDARRGGGGVAAWWVALAVCVGIAGVGLALGRLLC is encoded by the exons atggaggtggaggcggcggcggacgagagggggaagaagggcgcgcccggcggcggcgtaggcggcggcgggctcgaGTGGGAGCTCGAGCGGCAGTACGACTTCGAGCGGGAGATGATGCTGatggccgccgcggcgccgggcgccgggccgcagcagcagcggcggcagcggcctTTCACCGCCGATCTGCTCCAGAACTGCGACCTCCCTCCTCCCGCCAAGCTCTTCGGCCCCGTCCCGACCCTGCAGAG GTTGGAgagcgcggcgggggcggaccAGAAGGgcgacgccgccggcggcggcggcgggaacaaCGACAGCCTGCTTCGCGCGCTGCGCCTGTCGCAgtcgcgcgcgcgggaggcggaggagaAGCTGGCGGCCGCGGGGGCCAGCAACGGGGAGCTCGCGGCGCTGCTGGTGCGGGACTCGGTGGCGCTGTCCGCGCACCGCCGCTGGGTCATGATGCTGGAGGCCGAGAACTCCCTGCTCagaggaggaggcgcgcgcCCCCGCGGCGCGGAGCCGGACccggacgacgacggcgacgcgcggcgcggcggcgggggcgtggCCGCGTGGTGGGTCGCGCTCGCGGTCTGCGTCGGCATCGCCGGCGTCGGGCTCGCGCTCGGCAGGCTCCTCTGCTGA
- the LOC112897024 gene encoding blue copper protein-like, protein MASRSALIALLVVVSCAAAASAAPWTVGDAQGWTLGGDYATWARGKNFSVGDTLVFNFATGNHDVLVVSKSDYDNCNTGSAMNTIQTGPATVTLSSAGDHYYICGIGTHCSGGMKLAVNVGSGSGSPSPSTPSAPGTPTPTTPAGPSPSAAPARRAAGPALAVAAGVLLKLAMF, encoded by the exons ATGGCGTCCCGTTCCGCTCTGATCGCGCTGCTCGTCGTCGTGAGCTGCGCCGCGGCGGCCTCGGCGGCCCCGTGGACCGTCGGCGACGCGCAGGGGTGGACTCTTGGCGGCGACTACGCCACCTGGGCCAGGGGCAAGAACTTCTCGGTCGGAGACACGCTCG TGTTCAACTTCGCCACCGGGAACCACGATGTGCTGGTGGTCTCCAAGAGCGACTACGACAACTGCAACACCGGCAGCGCCATGAACACCATCCAGACCGGCCCAGCCACCGTCACCCTCAGCTCCGCCGGCGACCACTACTACATCTGCGGCATCGGCACCCACTGCAGCGGCGGCATGAAGCTCGCCGTCAACgtcggctccggctccggctccccctccccctcgacgccgtccgcccccggcacccccacgcccaccacccccgccggcccctccccgagcgccgcgcccgcgcgccgcgcggccggccccgccctcgccgtcgccgccggcgtgctCCTCAAGCTCGCCATGTTCTGA